The following is a genomic window from Bacteroidales bacterium.
AAGCGTAACGAAGAAAACGGATATTATGGACAAACACTAATTAATAAAGGTACTTCGGTATTTATATGGATAAGCTGAAAGTTAAGACTAAGACAAAAGAAATAGAATTTATAAATAGTACAAACGAGAAAGATGCACTTATTCTATCCTATAGTGATGTGACTGGTGAATTATTTTTAAAAAATATAAAATTAATGATGTTTTTGCACTTAGCCTCAGCCTCAGCCTTAGCCTTTTTGTAATATTACGCATTAATCTAACTGAAAAAAACCATAATAAAAAATATAACATAATGGCTGTTTTAGGATTATTTTCTAAAGAAAAAAAAGAAAACTTAAATAAAGGTTTATCAAAAACTAAAGAATCGGTATTTAAAAAGTTGTCAAGAGCAATTATTGGAAAGTCTAAAGTTGATGATGAGGTTTTGGATAATCTCGAAGAAGTATTAATATCATCTGATGTTGGAGTTAATACAACATTAAAAATAATTGAAAGAATAGAAAAAAGAGTTACAAAAGAAAAATATCTTGGTACCGAAGAATTAAATGTAATTTTAAAGGAAGAAATTGCAGATTTGCTTTCCGAAAATAATACAGGCGATAGCACAGAATATAGTCTTCCTGAAGTAAACGGTCCTTATGTAATTATGATTGTTGGTGTTAATGGTGTTGGTAAAACAACAACTATCGGGAAATTGGCATACCAGTTTAAGAAAATTGGCAAGAAAGTTTATATTGGAGCTGCCGATACTTTTAGAGCAGCAGCAATTGACCAATTGGTAATTTGGGCAGAACGAGTTGATGTACCTGTTATTAAACAAAAAATGGGTTCAGACCCTGCATCTGTTGCATATGATACTCTTTCGTCAGCTATAAAAAACAATGTTGATGTAGTAATTATTGATACGGCAGGAAGATTACATAACAAAGTAAATTTAATGAACGAACTATCAAAGATAAGGACAGTAATGAAAAAACTAATTCCTGATGCTCCACATGAAATTCTTCTTATTCTTGACGGTTCTACCGGACAAAATGCATTTGAACAAGTTAAACAATTTACAAAAGTTACAGAAGTTAATGCTTTAGCCTTAACTAAACTTGACGGAACAGCAAAAGGTGGAGTTGTTATTGGTATTTCTGACCAATTTAAAGTTCCTGTGAAATATATTGGAATTGGTGAAAAAGTTGAAGATTTACAAGTGTTTAATAAATATGAATTTGTTGACTCGCTTTTTAGTGATTAATTTTTGCTGTTAAAATATGTTACTATCACAAATTTAATGGGTAATGATAAAATGATTAAATCATTCATTAAATAATTATAGAAAAATAAATATTTATTGAACTTAGCGAAGCGAACTCATGAACAAAGTGAATAAAGATTAAAAAAAGAACCAAATGAAATAACATTTAAGCATTTTATCATTTATGCATTCATAATACAGGAACAATAAATTTATGCTGAGCGTTCACATTGAGCGTAGTCGAAATGTAATCGTAGTATAACATTTACGCATTTATGCATTTAATCATTTACACATTTAATAATTTCCACTAAAATAGCAGTAGAACTTAAATTATTGATGTTAAATACTTACTGATAACTACGATAAGTGAAACAAAAAAAAATCAACATAATAACAATGGGATGTTCAAAAAATCTTGTTGATTCTGAATATCTGATGAAACAACTTGATGCGAATAATTTTATTGTTGAGCATGAATCAAACAAAAATGAATTTGATTATATCATAATTAATACTTGTGGATTTATTAATGATGCTAAAGAAGAATCAATTGAAACAATTCTTAATTATGTTAAAACAAAAGGAGAGGGCTTAATAAAAAAAGTATTTGTAATTGGCTGTTTATCTGAACGATACAAACAAGAGCTTGAGAAAGAAATACCTGAAGTTGATAAATACTATGGTACAAATGATTTGAATAAAATATTATCTGATTTAGATACAAATTTTAGAAAGGAACTAATAAACGAACGAATTTTAACTACTCCAAAACATTATGCATACTTAAAAATTTCAGAAGGATGTAATCGTACTTGTTCTTTTTGTGCAATTCCTTTAATGAGAGGAAAATATAAATCCAAACCAATAGACGACCTGATTTTAGAAACCAGAAAACTTGTTGACAAAGGTGTAAAAGAAATATTACTTATTGCACAAGACCTTTCTTTTTATGGATATGATATTTATAAAAAATATGAACTTGCAAAATTGCTTGAAAAACTTTCCGATATTAAAGGAATTGAGTGGATAAGATTACATTACTTATTTCCTTCGGATTTTCCTTTGGATATTTTGCCGGTAATAAGGGAAAGAGAAAATATCTG
Proteins encoded in this region:
- the rimO gene encoding 30S ribosomal protein S12 methylthiotransferase RimO encodes the protein MKQKKINIITMGCSKNLVDSEYLMKQLDANNFIVEHESNKNEFDYIIINTCGFINDAKEESIETILNYVKTKGEGLIKKVFVIGCLSERYKQELEKEIPEVDKYYGTNDLNKILSDLDTNFRKELINERILTTPKHYAYLKISEGCNRTCSFCAIPLMRGKYKSKPIDDLILETRKLVDKGVKEILLIAQDLSFYGYDIYKKYELAKLLEKLSDIKGIEWIRLHYLFPSDFPLDILPVIRERENICKYIDISFQHISDNMLKLMKRNFSKKQTLELISTIREQVSGIHIRTTLLTGHPGETKNDFNELIEFVKKSKFERLGVFKYSHEEDTYSYKNYEDEISDNIKQKRADKIMEIQKEISAEHNNSKINSIVKVIIDRVEGDYYIARTEFDSPEIDNEVLIKKQNIDLKIGEYYNVKIISADEFDLYADLSVKL
- the ftsY gene encoding signal recognition particle-docking protein FtsY encodes the protein MAVLGLFSKEKKENLNKGLSKTKESVFKKLSRAIIGKSKVDDEVLDNLEEVLISSDVGVNTTLKIIERIEKRVTKEKYLGTEELNVILKEEIADLLSENNTGDSTEYSLPEVNGPYVIMIVGVNGVGKTTTIGKLAYQFKKIGKKVYIGAADTFRAAAIDQLVIWAERVDVPVIKQKMGSDPASVAYDTLSSAIKNNVDVVIIDTAGRLHNKVNLMNELSKIRTVMKKLIPDAPHEILLILDGSTGQNAFEQVKQFTKVTEVNALALTKLDGTAKGGVVIGISDQFKVPVKYIGIGEKVEDLQVFNKYEFVDSLFSD